GTTTGGACCAAAATTTACCAAAATTCTTGTATAAAAATTAAAAAGTTTGGAATCATCTTCTTTGGGCCAATTTGTTGAAACATGATAAAATTAATATCTTGGGCCTTAAACACCCTCACATTTGGGCCTTGAAAGATTATTATCTTAACCAGAAGATGGCTGCACTATTCAACAGGATATGAGCAATCATCAGGTCATACCGTCATAGAGCAAGCTAGTGATCATTAGGTTGTGCTGATCACACGAGCCAAAAGAATTCCAACTTCAATCTCAAGTGTGATCAAAACAAAGATTAACATTTACCTGAAACCAGCCGGAAAATACATGAGGAGATCGATTCGACCGATAGTTCTCTCACTTATGTTATTCGCCATATAATAAATTGAAGTTTCAGAGGATCGATGGAGTAGAATTCCAACAACAACTACTACCAGAGAGATGAATTCTCACAGATCATCATCATGTACATCAGTAAGCATTAACGAAAGCCAGGCTGCAGGACCACAATGCACAATGTATTGCATGCGGGGTCTGCTAGAGGCTAGGGTAACAATCATCATGCATCTCCATACTCCATAGTCGATCGGTGGTCCATTTACTTGCACCGCACCCAGTACTACTGGGTCGACATAAGTATTCCAGCTCCTGTATATTTGCTTCTATATCAAGCACTCTCTTATATACGTACAATATGTTTGTCCAAGTTTGAATATTCTGCATACAGAAAATTTTCGAGTGTACAGCTAGCTAGCTACTTAATGACATCACAGTGAGTTCTGAGATCTCCAACGAGGATCCATGGAGGTTTCGATCATCATTGCATCACCATGACATGGCCCCCTCTGATCTAAACAAACTTGTGTTGACCACCTACGTAATTGAAAGTCGTCGTTCTGTCAGTCCAAAACTCCAAATTATATAATAGATTTGGTAGGTAGCTAGTATCTCATTTTCCTTCTTAATCTGGAAAATTTTGGAAAGGATCTCTTGAAAGCGAGAGACAGTTCAGTTAAACAATTTTGTTTTTGTTTTTGATAGTACATTTTGTTTTTGTTTTTTTTGTTTCCGACCTCAAAAATCTCAATAACCCGCTGTTTGTTACTCATCAATCTTCTCAAATCTGAATTATGAGTTTATGACTCAACTGTTACTCAGATGCAGTAATTCAAATCTTCAAATTAAGTGGTAGTTTAGTTTCAGAATGATTGATTGTACAAATTTTAAGGTGGGTGGGTCACTGATCATCATCAAACAAAGATGGCTTTATAAGATGCATGATTGATCTGAGCAAAGCATGCAGTTTATTTGTCTAGTCTAGCTCAGCCAGTAGTCACAGAGTGACCGACTGTGCCGCACCATACTTCAATTCATTAGAGAATATCCCACCCATTTCACCTTCACCTTGTTTATTATAGCTAGGTAATTAACTCACTTATAGAAAAGCACAATAGCTCAATGCACCTCTTTTACTCCATTCTCAATTTAGTACTGCTGCATTTGTTTCTTGTAACTCTTCAGTCACTTTTGTCAATTTCACTGACCTTTATGTCAAAATTAACAGCAAAAGTGTGTTTTATATCACTTGATTATCTTTAACCTACAAACAAGAACAAAAGAAGAAGACAAGGGTAGTTGATTTGACTTCATCTGCAATTCTTAAAGTTTAGAAGAAGCTGGAATCTGTAACAGTGAATTGATATTAAAAAAATTAAATAAAACTCCTTTTCACAGTGACCCAAGAACCTTTCACTAAACAGGCTTTATAAACTCTTTAAGCTCTTTAATTTAATTTTCTCATAATCATGTCTTGCTGGTGAGAGCACAAGTGTCGACCCCTGCAAAATAAAGGGGGCATCTGCTTCCAAGTAACAAGGGAGGAACTAAAAGCCATGGATCACATGGAGATCAATCAATCACACAGAACCAAAGCCATGGCATTACACAAAACAAAAGCTCTCAGGAATAATCAAAATGATGAAAGCAGCGCCCAGCTAGCAGTGGGGACTTGATAAAGAAAGGTCAAGATGATGCATTGATGCTCAAAGGCAATAGCTTTTGTTGTCGTTGTAGGCACAAATCAAATCTACCTAATCACCAAAGGACACACATCTACATATGTCCCAATACTCTCGAGAAATCCTAGCAAGAAATTGACTAATTTGAATCAGGTGTTACTGTTGCAGTGCCCATCACGGATCAGATTCCAAATAGAATTATGAAGCACTAGATTCGTCACCAAATCATAATGAGCTGTCTTATTGTCAAAGTCTCTATCATGAAAGAAAGCATGCATCTAAAATGAGCTGCTCATTCTCCTGAGTCCTAACTAATTAAGTAACGATTAGAGTAATATTTTGTTATTATATACAATTATGTGTTTATCTTTTTATTACATGTAGTAATACATGGTTGCCGTTGTATAGAATTGTGTGTTTATCTTTTCATTACATGTAGTAATACAAGATGAGAAGGTTGGCCAGTAGACTTAGATAGGACTTACTGATAGTGAATCGAATGAACAGAAATCAACCAGAACGGTCCAGAAATCAACTGTTACATGTCGTTTTTGGAATTTAACCCAAACAACCCCAATAAGTTTGCTACCAGAAGTAATATCGTTGATTATAGGCAACAGAGTAGGTTGGTTTCTATCTCAGGGGAGAGCTAGAAGGTCGGGAAAAAAAAATAGAGTTCTAACTGAAAATTGAATTAATTTAAGTATCATCACACTGGTATATACTAAAGAGAACCCTAAACAAATGAATCCATTAAACAAGCAAGAGAGGAAGATGAACAAAATGAGGCCACAAGGGTATTACAAGATCAGTATATCTGCAATGGGAGACCTCGATTCACCTTGTCGACTGTTGACTTATCCGTCGTATGGCTTGGTGGACTCACTTGACCTTCTCTTCAGTACAACAATCCAAGTGACTGCTTCCAAGAGTACGGCGATCCCACCCAACACAGCGAGGATTATTATGTAAGTCGTTTTCCATTGCTTAGCAGGATTCAGTATGTCTAAGCCTTTGAACACATTCACAATGCTAAGGATGAGAATCGCATATCCGATGCTGTGGTGGTAAATGTTCCAGAAGAGCCTGTACTTGTGATCCTTAGCAGGTCTCAAGAACAATGCAAACATCTGCAGAAGTCCATCAGAAGAAAACAACCACACAACTTTACTAGCCAAACAAACTAATTCGACAATGCTGCCTCCTACATGCTTAATCAATCTAACAGTACTGAACAAATATGGCATCACACATTCACACAACAATGTTCAAAGAACACTCTCAATACTATCAATTACCACACGATTATCTCGTTACTAATACTGTACATAAAATTAGATGAGAATTTTACCTGCACAGTTGCAAAGGCGAAGAGCGTAATTCCGATGTTGCGGTGGTTCATGTATTCACCCCTTCCAAGCTTCAGTCCGGTGGCCCAGCCGGCGACACCGATGGCATAAGCAGATAATTGGCAGGATACATGAAGATAAAACCATGCAGGATCCGCAGACGGAAAAACCCTCATGTACCTTGCGATGATCATCCCCAATGGAAACAAAAATCCCCAACTCACAGCATTCAGAATTCCATGAATCTGAAACACAACACACCAACAAAAATCAAAAAATCCCCAACTTTAACAAAATGATCAATTGCCAAAAAAATCATACAAACAAACAAACTTTCACTTGACTCAAAGTTTCACCTGTTTTTTCAATAAACCGAAGATTCTAAAAGTTAATAATGGCAGTTATAAAAAGAATTAATTGAGAAATTAAACCCACATTCCGGTTCTTCATCTTGGGATCGGCTCCGGTGGCGGCGCCGACACCGGTATTAGTTCCGGTCACGGTGAGAGTCCCTTTGGCCTGAAGATTCCCTTCCTCAAAAGCATGCTTCGCCGGAAACCCAGCATTCGAAACCGACGGCCCGACCTGCCAGACATGGTTCACCTGCCCAGTATTCACTTTCATCTTCGCAAACAACCTGAACGCGTCACCTGAGGCCTCCGCGGCCGTGTCCCAGACCTCGAACGCAAGTTCTCCGGGGACGATGGAATCGCCGGTGTAACCACTGATGTTGAAGGTCTTGACAGCCATGGCGCCAGAGGCGGTTTTGTAAGCGACGAGCGTTTGCGCGCCCTCCATGCCGGTGCCGGTGGGGTTGATGGCCCAGGCGATCCATCCGGCGGGCTTGGCCGGCGGCGCGACGAAGGCGACGGCGAGGGTGGAGTTGGCGGTGTCGTAGGACCAGTGGAGGTAGGAGCTGAGGGTGGGGAGGTCGGCGCATTGTGAGTAGAGCTTTTTGTTGGAGAAGAACTGGGAGGTGCAGGTGAGGGAATGCGCGGGTGAGATCAGGAGAATAACAGTCAGTGAGATTAGCGTGGCAATGTTCTGGTAATTAGCAACAGAAGATGATGAAGAAGAAGAAGCCATTGTTGGGGAAGACAAAGGCTTTTCCCACTAAAATTTTGGCGCAATATATAGATCAAAGAGAGGGGGATTCGAGTGTGGGCTAGTCTTCTGAGTCAAAGTGGAACCTGCGAATGAACATGAGGCATGTGTTAATGTGATTCCCACGTGGCTTTAACACGAAGTGTGTGCAGCAGAAGTAAATTGTGACATTATAAATCCAACGACCATGAAATGAATATTGAATGAGGGGAACCAAAATTCAGGGGGCAATAAATGGAAATTGAATGATGGGGAATTAAGAATTAAGAAATGAAAGATATTGAGAGATAGAATGCCCAAATTAAGGTGAGGTTGATTTAGATGATCAAAGAATCTGTTGGAATAGGATTTGTGTGATTTTAGAAGTTTTACAAGTGTGGGATTGGGAATTGTATGCTTTGTCCATAGTGATTCTCTGTTTAATGAAATCGCAATCGAAAATTCTTCTACGCATCAAGATGCAAGTGAATCGAGCAACTAATATGCAATATTTTTAATCCGGTCATCCACGTCGCACTAGCTACATGTATATATCTTAATACCGTTAACAAAATTGAAACTAAAAAAAATAGTCCTAAATGTTTCCAACTCAAGAGGTGAGAACTTGAAGTCGAAAAAGATGTACTCTTATTATGGGTATTTAGTTTGATCGGATCAAATATTAAAATGAAAGGAAGACATTTAGGGTCTCTAGACTTCATTCAATTTTCTCATACGATGATTTGAGGACTTACACATTAATGGTACAAGTGCACCTTGGTGCATAAAATCCACTCCGATTAGATGACAATTGAGTTTAAATCCTTGATTACAAATACCCGAAATAATATTGCGAGTCTCTATAAAAACCAGACACAAACTAGCAACGAGTGCTCTTTAGGCGCTACTCTGTTTGCTTTGATATAACGGTTGACATAATGAAAATATCACTTGACATGTAACATGATTACAAGCTATCCTTAATTATCAATGTCCAATTTTTGCGTTTGTAGGATGTAATAAGGAAAATACAATCTTTTTATAAAATATGGTATTTTATTGTAATTTTACAATAAGGTGTTTTAGCATTCTAATAAATCAAAACACTTGTGAGGTGATCAAATAGTTCGTACGGTGACACCCTTAACATTTCATTGACAAAGTTCAGAATTCCTATATGGTTCATGGTTGCATCTAGCTGTATGATTATACATATTGATCCATAACGTGCTCATGCAATGAACGTAAGTCTCTTTATCGGCAACCTAATCCCCTCCAATAAAGGAAATTTAGTCTAGGTTTTAGCCTCTTCTTTTTTCCAAATCACGTTAATTTAACTTGGATGTTGCTAAATGTATCCAGTAAATTGTTACGTAGACCCACTAAAGTTTTTACACCCAGCAAATTGATTCATTTTCTAGTTACACCCAACCATTTTTCCAATAATACCCTTTTCAATAAAACCCAGCAAAACCTATAAATTCCCAGGGTAGTAGGAAGAAGATCGGAAGTGCATCACAATTACCAACACACTCATCTTGTAAATTCCTAACTTTACTTTCATAATTTCCATTGTGTTGGGATCCAAATGGAAGGAAACATATATATGGTGGAAAGAACGGTTACTCTTTCTACTACTCATATGTGCCGAAGCAGAGAAACTTAAAATGTGTAAAAACATCCTTTGGGAAGAGTTTTCATGGTGCAGATATGAGGAAGGAATAGTCTACTATTAATACTGTGAATTCAAGACTGACGCGTTTAACTTTTTGGTAGCTTCATCAGAATTCAGTTATTGTAAAAAGAAACTAACATTTTAGGAAAAAAGATCAGGAATATTTTTTAAAAATTGAATCAGTTGCTAAAAGATTGTAGAGCGAGAGAATATCATGGATGAAGATCAACGTGTATGGACGTTGTAGACACGATGAATTCAGAAAGGAGATTGTTGGGTTTGGGCGTGAGTTTACTCGGTGTGAATCTTGCTTGGTTAATTGACAGTAAGGGTATTATCGAAAAAATTGTAAGATGTAAAACTTGTTGGGTCTACATAGCAATTTGCTAGGTACATTTAAAAACACCTTTTAGCTTTTTGAATGATTGTTAATTTTCAATAAGTTTTGAGGGTGAAAAGGAGGTAAATTTTCAACAATGCTGCTATGAGATGAAGGCTGACGATGTAAACCAAAAA
The window above is part of the Fragaria vesca subsp. vesca linkage group LG2, FraVesHawaii_1.0, whole genome shotgun sequence genome. Proteins encoded here:
- the LOC101297216 gene encoding uncharacterized protein LOC101297216; translated protein: MASSSSSSSVANYQNIATLISLTVILLISPAHSLTCTSQFFSNKKLYSQCADLPTLSSYLHWSYDTANSTLAVAFVAPPAKPAGWIAWAINPTGTGMEGAQTLVAYKTASGAMAVKTFNISGYTGDSIVPGELAFEVWDTAAEASGDAFRLFAKMKVNTGQVNHVWQVGPSVSNAGFPAKHAFEEGNLQAKGTLTVTGTNTGVGAATGADPKMKNRNIHGILNAVSWGFLFPLGMIIARYMRVFPSADPAWFYLHVSCQLSAYAIGVAGWATGLKLGRGEYMNHRNIGITLFAFATVQMFALFLRPAKDHKYRLFWNIYHHSIGYAILILSIVNVFKGLDILNPAKQWKTTYIIILAVLGGIAVLLEAVTWIVVLKRRSSESTKPYDG